TAATATCTACCAAATGAATTAACACACGACAACGTTCTAAGTGCTTTAAGAAACGAATTCCCAAACCCGCACCATCCGATGCACCTTCAATCAATCCAGGAATATCTGCTACTACAAAGCTATGACTCTCATCCACTTTCACTACGCCTAAACTTGGCACTAAAGTGGTAAATGGATAATCAGCAACTTTTGGTTTTGCAGCTGAAACGGCGCGAATAAAGGTGGATTTACCCGCATTCGGTAAACCTAACATCCCGACGTCCGCAAGAAGCATTAATTCTAATAATAAATCGCGTTTTTCACCTGGTGTCCCCATGGTTTTTTGGCGAGGCGCACGGTTCACTGAAGATTTGAAACGTGTATTACCTAAACCATGATAACCACCTTTCGCCACTAACATTTTGGCGCCATGCTTTGTTAAATCGCCAAGTACTTCTTTAGTGTCATTATCAATTGCACGCGTTCCCACCGGCACACGTAACGTAATATCTTTACCGCGACGACCGGTACAATCTGAACTATGACCATTCTCACCGCGTTCTGCAGCAAAACGTTTAGTAAAGCGATAATCGATCAAGGTATTTAAGTTTTCGTCTGCAACCAAATAGACATCACCTCCATCACCGCCATCTCCCCCATCCGGGCCACCTTTGGGGATAAATTTTTCACGGCGGAAACTGACACAACCGTTTCCACCATCCCCTGCTTCCACACGAATCAGGGCTTCATCAATAAATTTCATAAAAACTCTCCAATATTTAACCGCACTTTACTTTGATTGCGGTAATAACTTATGTCCTATTGCCGACAAAATTGCTCCGCATACTACAACAAACGCCCCGATATAGCTAATCATATTTAATTCTGGCGCGGCAAAATTCTCAGGGTTCGCATAATGTGCAAGATGAGCAAAGAAAATGGTAAATAACGGCACTAAGGTTATCACAACGCTCACTTTAGAAACTTCCCAACGATTAAGGGCTTCGGCATAGGCACCATAACCAAATAGGGTATTTAAGCAACAATAAGCTAAACAACCAAATGCTAACGGGCTGAGCTCTCTCACTTGGGAAAATTCAGCAATAGGCGTAAATACCAAAAGACAACCGAAATAAATCATTAATAAAATCTGTGGTGAACTAAAACGACGAAGCATGAGCTTTTGCGCCATACCATAAGCAACCCAAATTAACGAGCCTGCCAGACTTAATAATACGCCCGTTAAATAGCGGCTTTCCCCTTGAAACCCATCTAGCTTATCATTGAAGAAAAGCACTAATCCTACAAGTAATAAGACTAAACCTATTTTTTGGTGTAATCCGAGCTTTTCTTTAAAGACAAAAAGACCACAAATCAACATGCCAAAAGAGGAAAAGTGAATAAAAATTTGAGCCGAAGAAGGATCGATAAACTTAAGTGAGCTATTAAATAAGAAGAAGTTACCAGACAACCCTATGACACCAATTACTACCAACCAAATAAATTGACCACCTTTCAAAAATTGTGGCAATTTTTTCTTATAGGCAAGCAAAATAAAGAGCGCTAAAAATGCCACAATAAAGCGATACCATACGATCGTTTGTGGCGTCATCACGGATAAAACCTGTTTTAACGCAATAGGTAAAGATCCCCATGCCATCGCTGTAATTAAAGCAAATAGAAATCCTAAAAGAGGTTGTTGTTTCATGATGTCTTCCTTTATTTGGCTAAAGCACAGTTAGGAATTCAGATAGATTTCATTCTCAAAAATATTGAAGAGAATGAATGACAGTGCCAAGATAACAGATTTGATTAATGATTGTAAATCACAGGTAAGAAAACAAAGAAAACGCCCCACAGACAATGCGGGGCGTTTATCAAATCAGATGTAAAATTATTCAGTTACAATACTTACGTATTTACGGCTTTTCTCGCCTTTCACTTCAAATTTTACTTTACCGTCAGCGGTAGCAAATAAGGTGTGGTCACGACCCATACCTACGTTGTTACCTGCGTGGAATTTAGTACCACGTTGACGTACAATGATGCTACCTGCTAATACAGATTCGCCACCGAAACGTTTAACACCAAGGCGTTTAGCTTCAGAATCACGACCGTTACGAGTTGAACCACCAGCTTTTTTAGTTGCCATCTACTTGATCTCCTCTGAAATTATGCTTGAATCCCAGTGATTTTCACTTCTGTGAACCACTGACGATGACCTTGTTGCTTACGGCTGTGTTTACGACGACGGAACTTAACGATTTTAACTTTATCGCCACGACCTTGTGCCATAACTTCAGCCACTACTTTTGCGCCAGCTACTACTGGTGCACCAATTTTAACATCTTCACCATTAACGACCATCAACACTGAGTCGAACTCAACTGTTGCGCCAGTTGCAAGTTCAAGTTTTTCTAAACGAACGACTTGACCTTCGCTCACACGGTGTTGTTTACCGCCACTTTGGAAAACTGCGTACATAAATACTCCGCTATAATTATGCTTATCCTTTTATTTTCGGTTAGCACTTCACAATTCATATAAATAGGTCGCAAATTCTACGGAAAAAACCGCTCGATCGCAAGCACTTATTTGCAATAAAATAAAAAAAAGCACTTTCCCTCGAGTTTAATTTCAGAAACCCTGAAAAATCAGGTAAAATTCACCAAACTTTCCTTTTTCATATACAACCATCGAACCAAATGAAGATGAACAAACAAGATTTAATGGATATGCATGCAATCCAAGCATTAACTGATGCGGATATGCAGAAAGTAGACCGAGCTATTCTAGCACAAATTAACTCCGATGTGCCGATGGTTAATCAGCTTGGTTTTTATATTGTACAAGGTGGCGGAAAACGTATTCGACCACTTATTGCGGTTTTAACGGCTCGTGCATTAGGCTACGAAAGCGATAAAGTGGCAACTTGTGCGACTTTTGTAGAATTTATTCATACCGCTTCTTTATTACATGATGATGTGGTTGATGAATCGGATATGCGTCGCGGCCGCGCAACAGCAAACTCTGCCTTTGGTAATGCGGCTAGCGTATTAGTAGGCGACTTCATTTATACCCGTGCATTCCAGTTAGTGGCACAGCTACAATCGCTAGATATTCTTCGAATTATGGCTGACGCCACCAACGTTTTGGCAGAAGGTGAAGTTCAACAATTGATGAATGTGAATGATCCCGATACCACGGAAGAAAGCTATATGCGTGTGATTTATAGTAAAACAGCACGTTTATTTGAAGTGGCGGCACAATCTGTGGCGATTGTTGCGGGAGCTGAAAAATCAATTGAAAGTGCATTTCAAGAATATGGTCGCTATCTTGGCACCGCATTCCAATTAGTAGATGATGTGTTAGATTACAGCGCAAACGCTGCCGCATTAGGCAAAAATGTGGGTGACGACCTCGCCGAAGGTAAACCGACTCTTCCTTTATTACACGCAATGCGTCATGGTAATCCACAACAAGCCGCACTTATTCGTGAAGCCATTGAACAAGGCGGAAAACGTGATGCAATCGATGACGTGCTTACGATTATGGCTGAACATAAATCCCTTGATTATGCGATGGATCGTGCGAAACAAGAAGCCAAAAAAGCCGTTGATGCCATTGCTTTATTACCTGAAAGCGAATACAAAAAAGCCTTAATTTCACTGGCTTATTTATCGGTAGACCGAACTTATTAATATGACTGAAGAACAAATTCAACCGCAAAGTGCGGCCGATTCTCAACCTAAATTTCAAAAAACACGCAAACAAAAAGTGCGTAAGGATCCTAATGCGCCTTTTATTCGCGAAAAACTTGAATTACCTGAAGGACATAATAAGTTACTTCTCCACTCTTGCTGTGCGCCTTGCTCAGGTGAAGTGATGGAAGCTATTTTGGCCTCAGGTATTGAATTTACAATTTATTTTTACAACCCGAATATTCATCCCTTAAAAGAATATCTAATTCGTAAAGAAGAAAACATCCGCTTTGCCCAAAAATTTGGGATTCCGTTTATTGATGCAGACTACGATCGCCAACAATGGTTTGATCGCGCAAAAGGTATGGAATGGGAGCCAGAACGTGGCATCCGTTGCACCATGTGCTTTGATATGCGTTTTGAAAAAGCCGCCGAATATGCTCATGAGCATGGTTTCCCTGTATTTACCAGCTGTCTTGGTATTTCTCGCTGGAAAGACATGGATCAAATCAACGGTTGCGGTCACCGTGCAGCTGAAAAATATGATGATGTAATTTATTGGGATTACAACTGGCGTAAAGCTGGCGGATCGCAGCGCATGATCGAAATCAGTAAGCGTGAACGTTTTTATCAGCAAGAATATTGTGGCTGTGTTTATTCTTTACGAGATAGCAATAAATGGCGTGAAGAAACAGGGCGACAAAAAATTGAAATTGGTAAACTCTATTACACACCTGATTAAAAACACATAAAAAAAGAACCGCACTTTCAACATGTGGTTCTTTTTTTATTTAATCTATGATGAAACGCCCACCTAATGCATTCTCTAAAGAATGATCTAACTGCTGAATTCGCGTACATAACACGTTTTCAATCTGGGCATTTTTGTTTTTTTCTTGGGTTAATTCGAAACTTAAATTTAAGGCAACAATAGAAAGCACACGGTCTAATTGCAATAAACCTGTACGCTCTTTCATTTCAGATACTTGGAGATCTAAACTACGCGCAGCCTGACGCAAAATCTCCTCTTGTTCTGCAGGGACATTCAAGCGCAACACTTGCCCTAATACAACAACTTCAACCAGTTTTAATGACATGCTATTCCCTTATGTTGAATATTTAAGTATACCTATTATGCCATAGCCAAATGCCTTCGTCATACTTTTTACATTTAATTAACCGTACTTTATATGTTCGCCCCATTTCCCAATTTAGGCTATAATGCGGCACTTTTCATTATTTTTGAACGGAATATTTATGCCAACTATCGCTCCTAATCCATTAGTCCTAGTGGACGGTTCATCTTATTTATATCGTGCTTTTCATGCTTTTCCGCCACTTACCAATTCTGCCGGTGAACCGACTGGCGCCATGTACGGTGTATTAAACATGCTTAAAAGCCTGATTTCGCAAGTGCAACCAAGCCATATTGCGGTGGTCTTTGATGCGAAAGGCAAAACTTTCCGTGATGAAATGTTTGAACAATATAAATCTCATCGTCCACCAATGCCTGACGATCTGCGCAAACAAATTCAGCCGTTACACGATATTATCCACGCCCTTGGCATTCCTCTTTTAGTTATTGAAGGCGTGGAGGCTGACGATGTCATTGGTACTTTAGCGGTAGCGGCTTCTAAAGCTAATCAAAAAGTCTTGATCAGCACTGGCGATAAAGACATGGCGCAGCTAGTGGATGACAACATTATGCTGATCAACACCATGAATAATACCTTATTAGATCGCGAGGCCGTGATTGAAAAATACGGTATTCCGCCAGAACTCATCATCGATTACTTAGCACTAATGGGCGATAGCGCCGATAATATTCCAGGCGTAGCAGGTGTGGGTGAAAAAACCGCACTTGGCCTCTTGCAGGGTATCGGCAGCATGGCAGAAATTTATGACAACTTAGACAAAGTGTCTGAATTGCCAATTCGTGGGGCAAAAAAATTAGGAGATAAATTATTGGCGGAAAAAGAAATGGCTGATTTATCCTATCGTCTTGCCACCATCAAAACCGATGTTGCCCTTGATATCACCCCAGAACAACTCACTCTTGGTGCAAGTAATAACGATCAACTCACTGAATATTTCGGCTGTTATGAATTTAAACGTTGGCTCAATGAAGTGATGAATGGGGCTGATTCAATCACCAATAATCACGAACAACCGACCAAGATTAATCACTATCAAGCTACGCCTGCACTCGCTCAAGACAATAGCGAGGAAGCATTGCCGGCAATTCAAATTGATCGCAGCCGTTATGAAACCTTACTCACTGAAGCGGATTTAAATCATTGGGTGGACAAACTCAAACAAGCCAAACTTTTTGCCTTAGATACAGAAACCGATAATTTAGATTATATGGCTGCCAACTTAGTGGGCATTTCCTTTGCGTTAGAAAACGGTGAAGCAGCTTACTTACCGCTGCAATTAGATTATTTAGGTGCACCAAAAACCCTTGAAAAAACAACCGCACTTTCGCTGTTAA
This is a stretch of genomic DNA from Haemophilus parainfluenzae. It encodes these proteins:
- the cgtA gene encoding Obg family GTPase CgtA; this encodes MKFIDEALIRVEAGDGGNGCVSFRREKFIPKGGPDGGDGGDGGDVYLVADENLNTLIDYRFTKRFAAERGENGHSSDCTGRRGKDITLRVPVGTRAIDNDTKEVLGDLTKHGAKMLVAKGGYHGLGNTRFKSSVNRAPRQKTMGTPGEKRDLLLELMLLADVGMLGLPNAGKSTFIRAVSAAKPKVADYPFTTLVPSLGVVKVDESHSFVVADIPGLIEGASDGAGLGIRFLKHLERCRVLIHLVDINPIDESDPADNIAIIESELFQYSEKLADKPRWLVFNKIDTMTEEEAHERAQAITERLGWEEGYHLISAATGKNVPPLCRDIMDFIEANPRDAEVKENKPEEVKFKWEDYHQEQLAEHQFDDEDDDWDDWDEEDEEGVEFIYKP
- a CDS encoding DMT family transporter, translating into MKQQPLLGFLFALITAMAWGSLPIALKQVLSVMTPQTIVWYRFIVAFLALFILLAYKKKLPQFLKGGQFIWLVVIGVIGLSGNFFLFNSSLKFIDPSSAQIFIHFSSFGMLICGLFVFKEKLGLHQKIGLVLLLVGLVLFFNDKLDGFQGESRYLTGVLLSLAGSLIWVAYGMAQKLMLRRFSSPQILLMIYFGCLLVFTPIAEFSQVRELSPLAFGCLAYCCLNTLFGYGAYAEALNRWEVSKVSVVITLVPLFTIFFAHLAHYANPENFAAPELNMISYIGAFVVVCGAILSAIGHKLLPQSK
- the rpmA gene encoding 50S ribosomal protein L27 — translated: MATKKAGGSTRNGRDSEAKRLGVKRFGGESVLAGSIIVRQRGTKFHAGNNVGMGRDHTLFATADGKVKFEVKGEKSRKYVSIVTE
- the rplU gene encoding 50S ribosomal protein L21, giving the protein MYAVFQSGGKQHRVSEGQVVRLEKLELATGATVEFDSVLMVVNGEDVKIGAPVVAGAKVVAEVMAQGRGDKVKIVKFRRRKHSRKQQGHRQWFTEVKITGIQA
- the ispB gene encoding octaprenyl diphosphate synthase, with product MNKQDLMDMHAIQALTDADMQKVDRAILAQINSDVPMVNQLGFYIVQGGGKRIRPLIAVLTARALGYESDKVATCATFVEFIHTASLLHDDVVDESDMRRGRATANSAFGNAASVLVGDFIYTRAFQLVAQLQSLDILRIMADATNVLAEGEVQQLMNVNDPDTTEESYMRVIYSKTARLFEVAAQSVAIVAGAEKSIESAFQEYGRYLGTAFQLVDDVLDYSANAAALGKNVGDDLAEGKPTLPLLHAMRHGNPQQAALIREAIEQGGKRDAIDDVLTIMAEHKSLDYAMDRAKQEAKKAVDAIALLPESEYKKALISLAYLSVDRTY
- a CDS encoding epoxyqueuosine reductase QueH, translated to MTEEQIQPQSAADSQPKFQKTRKQKVRKDPNAPFIREKLELPEGHNKLLLHSCCAPCSGEVMEAILASGIEFTIYFYNPNIHPLKEYLIRKEENIRFAQKFGIPFIDADYDRQQWFDRAKGMEWEPERGIRCTMCFDMRFEKAAEYAHEHGFPVFTSCLGISRWKDMDQINGCGHRAAEKYDDVIYWDYNWRKAGGSQRMIEISKRERFYQQEYCGCVYSLRDSNKWREETGRQKIEIGKLYYTPD
- a CDS encoding cell division protein ZapA, with translation MSLKLVEVVVLGQVLRLNVPAEQEEILRQAARSLDLQVSEMKERTGLLQLDRVLSIVALNLSFELTQEKNKNAQIENVLCTRIQQLDHSLENALGGRFIID